The proteins below are encoded in one region of Pithys albifrons albifrons isolate INPA30051 chromosome 25, PitAlb_v1, whole genome shotgun sequence:
- the BRCA1 gene encoding breast cancer type 1 susceptibility protein produces the protein MDFSVITVGCVQNVLSAMQKNLECPICLDVVQEPVSTKCDHTFCRFCMFKLLSKKKKGVAQCPLCKTEVTKRSLKENSRFKQLIEGLLETIHAFELDTGVKFLKSHHFPQTSTEATAAEFLCKESSVIQSKGFRNRKGAKENGQESFTSEATGNTQLTDMRMKKCNLRNKPQKCNSEKGIYTELGSEFEEFSNHVSKTRFQDKAAVQIFSQEKVEELESAEKGNEISSNAQPDKQCAKEITLPNVIGESDFVKEGLSKKTTRSITECAKPEQLNMTECQSSLLNVLTADLLSEKCDRTDNTSPIVNRGVSFEDTEEMDEEQTQYSSENKVFELKGSSESRLDKSKEMDTVVQSVEVEDVYEPENDSFHDKELPLEKPKTLHSATLNPVSGKRVKQSIQKVNEWFSKSNESLSSSSSLDHSAGATDVSGEGDVCSSDKESCISEKTDPVVDSMEVAVIEENKRWSRQTADSIKDKIFGKTYKRERKSNPPSTLRHNLPTTKKEDLTADKCLNNSSKDRLKRKRRNACVLQPEDFIKKKDTEEADVSPQSVNWCLGDAEKKRCDGSVAVNESHLSQKRMDNTLTELEEGGGSTWKKAAEKMTSKHCDGEVETCNSDQKSTKKSSAAKRCRHSTRTMCALPLVVDRNSVSPDPAEPQIDSYPSSGELRKADSEQNQVRRSRRLQLLSEEMIKETGKGVIVKGARKNDSDHGGSFFEDRRNVATHTAECKDLCEPQGMLSYKAGTNLKEGDVEANEVQVHLKSLSDTAETGKTLFNPASSCHHSNCGSFASHAGSQDSEIQGSPILIQPPSVPAVETASHQTEEITEPFTAFPQEFGHDSQSVPGNFRTEKLPLAKNVLELTKEVEDSELDTQYLRNIFRHSKRLSFSLYQTPRQTCAVEDPDSETLNPSCAAQVENKRSKHLQPENLQEEKTTAESLSRVFDKEKLKTCESACRDHVTCFVVSTGEPRHAVPQPAKEETLTPVTTGAAGAEGKNGSLKGEQGNEKPVSTDTAVESELRENPIKNKRSRSDESNTEEYNSKQTDLNTGHEIEFSSENNLAGKTKVFDGKGTILRFQSTSMICPATCQQSPAEFSCEGNRRKTSKSKRKRVKGTEEQATQTASTAMPECLVAEALEEPIRGSSYFTGLSESPDGLLSSGADTDEDTNFCETDRREQSAVFVKRSNSAPGKELHNRNAGSKPRSQGMQKSRKRAQKLPSSDEESCEDEDLPCFQTLIFGKSISTPLPMDKQVTSVIESSASPNMLPHSGSNDDNIMQKMPDVCVSPSQESECSVNLFSSQSTSEESVNGAQELKKPLLQVEASEQVSTVNESEETFQVCNGGLRRTKTSFKDECQEDPNMGTNLDEASGYDSETSIVEDSCGPFSQGEILTTQQKNAMQNSLKKLQQEMAVLEAVLKQHGSQDCEFLPIRRELPQPSSERTFEMEQMRQDKGSPELLLPSSKSCLLERPDLEKSLESDGVQEYEISSEKMKPLQEAVQEYRQCQLEAENAEEQKSGTRQNSASVSSNLSENVMKSPSNSSSVKLLNPRTAEAKNGSVVAQNTDESCGLGHGLKRNVCFPIPVLHNAARKENAASLVVSKRKEMSIVASGLNHSEHLVVQKFVRKTQSTLSNHITEGTTHVIMKTDKELVCERTLKYFLGIAGRKWVVSYQWVIQSFKEGRILDEENFEVRGDVINGRNHQGPKRARQTQTEMIFKDFEICCYGPFTDMTKEHLEWMVELCGASVVKQLHLFPHASNSTAVVVMQPDAWKENTDYRAIQQQNNIAMVTREWVLDSVACYECQKFDAYLVS, from the exons ATGGACTTCTCAGTGATTACTGTTGGATGTGTACAAAATGTGCTTTCAGCTATGCAGAAGAACTTGGAGTGCCCGATATG CTTGGATGTGGTGCAAGAGCCAGTTTCAACAAAATGTGATCACACGTTCTGCAG GTTCTGCATGTTCAAACTtctcagcaaaaagaaaaaaggtgtgGCCCAGTGTCCTCTGTGTAAGACTGAAGTTACCAAGAG AAGTCTGAAGGAAAATTCCAGGTTTAAGCAGCTAATTGAAGGATTGTTGGAAACTATACACGCTTTTGAGCTTGACACTGGAGTGAAGT ttttaaagagTCACCACTTTCCTCAAACATCCACAGAAGCCACTGCTGCAGAGTTCTTGTGTAAAGAAAGTTCTGTCATTCAAAGTAAGggcttcagaaacagaaaaggtgCTAAAGAAAATGGACAAGAAAGCTTTACCTCG GAAGCAACTGGGAATACTCAGCTTACAGATATGAGGATGAAAAAGTGTAACCtaagaaacaaaccccagaaatgTAACTCTGAAAAAGGGATTTATACGGAGCTTG GTTCTGAATTTGAGGAGTTTTCTAACCACGTAAGCAAAACCAG GTTTCAAGACAAAGCAGCAGTTCAGattttttctcaagaaaaagTGGAAGAACTTGAGAGTGCTGAGAAGGGGAATGAAATTTCTTCCAATGCACAGCCTGACAAGCAGTGTGCCAAAGAAATAACACTACCAAATGTCATAG GTGAAAGTGATTTCGTAAAGGAAGGCTTGAGCAAGAAAACCACTCGGAGCATCACTGAATGTGCCAAACCTGAGCAATTGAATATGACTGAATGCCAGAGTTCTCTCTTAAATGTTCTTACTGCAGACCTACTTTCAGAGAAATGTGACAGAACAGATAACACCAGTCCCATAGTTAACAGGGGTGTATCGTTTGAGGACACGGAAGAAATGGATGAAGAGCAAACTCAGTACAGCAGTGAAAACAAAGTGTTTGAGTTAAAAGGTAGCTCGGAGAGCAGGCTGGATAAAAGCAAGGAAATGGATACTGTTGTACAAAGTGTGGAAGTTGAGGACGTGTATGAACCTGAGAATGACTCTTTCCACGACAAAGAACTTCCTCTGGAGAAACCAAAGACACTTCACTCTGCCACCCTGAATCCAGTCTCTGGAAAGAGAGTGAAGCAAAGCATTCAGAAAGTCAATGAATGGTTTTCAAAAAGCAATGAGAGTCTGTCTTCCAGTTCTTCCCTGGATCATTCTGCTGGAGCCACTGATGTTTCAGGTGAAGGAGATGTGTGTTCATCAGATAAAGAAtcctgtatttcagaaaagacTGACCCTGTGGTAGATTCCATGGAAGTTGCAGTCATTGAAGAAAACAAGAGATGGTCAAGACAAACAGCTGATAGCatcaaagataaaatatttggaaaaacatacaagagagagaggaaatcAAATCCCCCTTCTACCTTGAGACATAATTTACCTACTACAAAAAAGGAAGATCTTACTGCTGATAAGTGCTTGAATAATTCCAGTAAAGACAGACTCAAACGGAAAAGGAGGAATGCCTGTGTCCTGCAACCTGAGgatttcattaagaaaaaagacACAGAAGAGGCAGATGTGAGCCCTCAAAGTGTTAACTGGTGCCTTGGAGATGCTGAAAAGAAAAGATGTGATGGAAGTGTTGCTGTTAATGAGAGTCACCTCTCTCAGAAGAGAATGGATAATACACTTACAGAACTTGAAGAAGGAGGAGGGTCCACGTGGAAAAAAGCTGCTGAAAAGATGACTAGCAAGCACTGTGATGGGGAGGTAGAAACGTGTAATAGTGATCagaaaagcaccaaaaaaagTTCTGCAGCAAAAAGATGCAGGCATTCCACCAGAACCATGTGTGCCCTACCGTTAGTAGTGGATAGAAACTCTGTGTCCCCTGATCCAGCTGAGCCACAGATCGATAGCTACCCGAGCAGTGGAGAGCTCAGGAAAGCTGATTCTGAGCAAAACCAAGTCAGGCGCAGCAGGAGGCTTCAGTTACTTTCTGAAGAAATGataaaagaaacaggaaaaggagTAATAGTAAAGGGAGCAAGAAAGAATGACAGTGATCATGGAGGGTCTTTCTTTGAAGACCGAAGGAATGTGGCAACTCACACTGCTGAATGCAAAGACCTGTGTGAGCCTCAGGGTATGTTGAGTTACAAGGCAGGCACTAATCTGAAGGAAGGTGATGTGGAAGCAAATGAAGTGCAGGTTCATCTAAAGAGTTTGTCTGACACTGCAGAAACTGGAAAAACTCTCTTCAATCCTGCATCTTCATGTCATCATTCAAATTGTGGATCCTTTGCATCTCATGCAGGTTCACAAGATAGTGAAATACAGGGTAGCCCTATCCTCATACAGCCCCCTTCAGTGCCTGCTGTAGAAACTGCTTCCCACCAGACCGAAGAAATTACTGAACCATTTACTGCTTTTCCACAGGAGTTTGGGCATGATTCACAAAGTGTTCCAGGAAACTTCAGAACTGAAAAATTGCCATTGGCTAAAAATGTTTTGGAATTGACCAAGGAAGTTGAAGACAGTGAATTGGACACACAGTATCTGCGAAATATATTCAGGCATTCAAAACGCTTGTCCTTCAGCCTTTATCAGACTCCCAGGCAGACCTGTGCAGTGGAAGATCCAGATTCTGAAACTTTAAATCCATCATGTGCTGCTCAGGTAGAAAACAAGCGTAGCAAACATTTACAACCAGAAAACTtgcaagaagagaaaacaactgCTGAAAGTTTGAGTAGGGTTTTTGACAAAGAGAAGCTTAAGACCTGTGAGTCTGCCTGTCGTGATCATGTGACTTGCTTTGTTGTCAGCACAGGAGAACCCAGACATGCTGTTCCACAGCCTGCAAAGGAAGAGACTCTGACACCAGTGACAacgggggctgctggggctgagggcaAAAATGGATCATTAAAAGGAGAGCAGGGCAATGAAAAGCCAGTGTCAACTGACACAGCAGTAGAAAGTGAGTTAAGGGAAAATCcaatcaaaaataaaaggagcCGAAGTGATGAGAGTAACACAGAAGAGTACAATTCCAAACAAACAGATTTAAACACAGGCCATGAAATAGAATTCAGTTCAGAAAACAATCTAGCAGGAAAGACCAAAGTTTTTGATGGCAAAGGAACAATTCTGCGGTTTCAATCCACATCAATGATTTGTCCTGCAACTTGTCAGCAAAGCCCTGCTGAATTCAGCTGTGAAGGCAATAGGAGAAAAACtagcaaaagcaaaagaaaacgAGTAAAGGGGACTGAAGAACAAGCAACCCAAACTGCTAGCACAGCAATGCCTGAGTGTTTAGTTGCAGAGGCTCTAGAAGAGCCCATTAGAGGGAGCAGTTATTTTACAGGTTTGTCTGAAAGCCCTGATGGCTTATTGTCCTCTGGTGCTGATACTGACGAGGACACAAACTTTTGTGAAACTGATAGGAGAGAACAATCTGCAGTCTTTGTAAAAAGAAGCAACAGTGCCCCAGGGAAAGAACTGCACAATAGAAATGCTGGTTCTAAGCCAAGATCTCAAGGTATGCAAAAGTCTCGAAAACGAGCACAGAAACTGCCATCTTCAGATGAAGAATCCTGTGAGGATGAAGATTTACCATGTTTTCAGACATTAATATTTGGCAAATCAATAAGCACACCTTTGCCTATGGATAAACAAGTGACATCTGTGATAGAGTCTTCAGCAAGTCCCAACATGTTGCCTCACAGTGGAAGTAATGATGACAATATTATGCAGAAAATGCCTGATGTGTGTGTTTCACCCAGCCAGGAGTCAGAATGCTCTGTCAacttattttcttcccagtcCACGTCTGAAGAATCAGTTAATGGAGCACAAGAGCTGAAGAAACCTTTGCTACAAGTTGAAGCATCCGAACAAGTGAGCACTGTGAATGAGAGTGAAGAAACTTTCCAAGTTTGTAATGGAGGGCTGAGAAGAACCAAAACTAGCTTCAAAGATGAATGCCAAGAAGACCCAAACATGGGAACAAACCTAG ATGAAGCATCTGGATATGACAGTGAAACAAGTATTGTAGAAGATTCATGTGGACCATTCTCTCAGGGTGAAATCCTTACTACACAG CAGAAGAATGCTATGCAAAATAGTCTGAAAAAACTTCAGCAAGAAATGGCTGTGCTTGAAGCAGTGCTAAAGCAGCATGGAAGTCAGGACTGTGAGTTTTTGCCTATCCGTAGGGAACTGCCACAGCCCAGTAGTGAAAGAACATTTGAAATGGAACAAATGAGACAAGATAAAGG GTCTCCGGAATTGTTGCTTCCATCTTCTAAATCCTGTTTGTTAGAGAGACCAGATCTGGAGAAAAGCCTTGAGAGTGATGGTGTTCAAGAGTACgaaatttcttctgaaaagatGAAACCTCTGCAGGAAGCAGTGCAAGAATACAGGCAGTGTCAGCTTGAAGCAG aaaatgcagaggagcagaaatcTGGGACCAGACAAAACAGTGCATCTGTTTCATCAAATCTCTCTGAAAATGTGATGAAGAGTCCAAGTAACTCCTCCTCTGTAAAGCTTCTTAACCCTCGAACTGCAGAAGCCAAAAATGGGTCTGTTGTAGCTCAGAACACTGATGAAAGCTGTGGGCTAGGACATGGATTGAAGAGAAATGTATGTTTTCCTATACCTGTTTTGCACAATGCAGctaggaaagaaaatgctgcaaGTCTAGTTGTGagtaagaggaaagaaatgtcaATTGTGGCGTCAGGTCTGAATCACAGTGAACAT TTGGTGGTCCAGAAGTTTGTGAGAAAAACTCAGAGCACTTTATCTAATCACATTACTGAAGGAACAACCCATGTGATAATGAAAACAG ATAAGGAGCTGGTGTGTGAGCGAACACTGAAGTACTTCCTGGGCATTGCAGGAAGGAAATGGGTGGTTAGTTATCAGT gGGTAATTCAGTCTTTTAAAGAAGGAAGGATACTGGATGAG GAGAACTTTGAAGTTAGAGGAGATGTAATCAATGGGCGAAACCACCAAGGTCCTAAAAGGGCTAGACAGACTCAGACTGAAATG ATCTTTAAAGACTTTGAGATCTGTTGCTACGGACCTTTCACTGATATGACTAAAG